A section of the Castanea sativa cultivar Marrone di Chiusa Pesio chromosome 12, ASM4071231v1 genome encodes:
- the LOC142618883 gene encoding phospholipase A2-alpha-like, with protein sequence MAPHHSLKFALLLSCSFVALNLHYIPVYALNVGIQYSGALVSLDKGCSNTCESEFCTVAPFLRYGKYCGLLYSGCPGEQPCDALDTCCLKHDDCVGNTTSGYLSQKCSLNLINCMADVKKSGGPTFAGNQCDVNETIEVLTVVMQAALAAGGVIHDP encoded by the exons ATGGCTCCTCACCATTCCTTAAAGtttgctcttcttctctcttgttCCTTCGTTGCCCTCAACCTTCATTACATTCCTGTCTATGCACTTAACGTTGGTATTCAATATTCTGGTGCCTTAGTCTCCCTG GATAAAGGTTGCAGTAACACATGCGAGTCAGAGTTCTGTACAG TTGCTCCATTTTTAAGATATGGTAAATACTGTGGACTCTTATACAGTGGATGCCCTGGGGAGCAACCTTGTGATGCCCTCGACACTTGTTGTTTGAAGCATGATGATTGTGTGGGAAATACAACAA GTGGCTATCTAAGTCAAAAGTGCAGCCTAAACTTGATAAACTGTATGGCTGATGTCAAAAAATCAGGAGGCCCTACGTTTGCTGGGAACCAATGTGATGTTAATGAGACTATTGAAGTTCTCACTGTAGTCATGCAAGCTGCTTTAGCTGCTGGAGGAGTTATTCATGACCCTTAG